A single Gemmatimonadota bacterium DNA region contains:
- a CDS encoding TonB-dependent receptor, translated as MSVKHIFWQIIAIVFITPVFAEDVKESPDEPKIYEFEEIVVTGSRIKSAESLSPAPVVVLSGDEIKARGLPSIGDVLQTLTVQSNATNTQSNNGGDGSTRISLRGLGSNRTLVLVNGRRFVPGGTGANSSVDLNSIPASVIERVEILKDGASAIYGSDAIGGVINIITRSDMEGVEIDYYEGISGAGDGEVRDLSITAGLQSEKGHILFSAGYHNRRPVWTGDRSFSVSDKNYDWGKNDGTYNKNGSSATPEGHIIDRLGTEGNEVWQAVVAAAGEDAGDYHRDPNTGWRPFNWAGISSDGSGDTYNYQPENYLYTPQTRYSSFFSGAYKFTEGAKTFFEVSYTNRQSDQKLAPTPLFTISDGIVVSATNRYNEFGRDFIDVRRRFLEAGNRNYLQDIDTYRIVLGLDHQFMGFDADLSFSYGRSEGTSVNEGRFIISNLVRALGPDEDCTGDCVSLDILHGAGTITQEMLDYIQYAGIARGYSQQQILQWNLTGEIAQLPAGPLVMAAGLSSRWEAGAYLPDPITASGNTTGSDEAPTDGAYSVKALYAEAHLPLYKAGEVGLDLIAAGRTFHYDSFGYGSTYKAGTRLELPQGLAFRATYSNAFRAPSIAEMFLGNSDGFPLVSDPCSTVDEAGNARTLTAQQMRNCAAQGIPSDFEDSRAQLRAQFSGSTDLDPEKATMLTAGLVYQPSFLDGFDITVDYYTSAITNEIGALPASLILSNCYSQDTPSNCDQVVRDPNTWLINHILSPNTNIGETETSGMDIGLHYATDSPLGIVSAQIESNLLVKYDQILPSANGPELVKGKGYYDLGVFPGWRHAASVGVEKHRSSIGLTWRYIGGFEECEDDDCKGKYRPDVTEIPPSRKISSNSIFSMHGSYQLETAFGHSVLTIGINNILNQAPAVIFNGFLGTSDANTYDFLGRYLYLRLSHAL; from the coding sequence ATGAGTGTAAAGCACATATTCTGGCAAATAATCGCCATCGTATTTATTACACCAGTATTCGCAGAGGATGTTAAAGAATCGCCCGACGAGCCGAAAATCTACGAATTTGAAGAGATTGTCGTAACCGGTTCCCGCATCAAAAGCGCAGAGAGTCTTTCGCCTGCGCCAGTCGTCGTCCTATCCGGTGACGAAATCAAAGCGCGGGGATTACCGTCCATTGGAGATGTGCTACAAACACTCACAGTACAGTCCAATGCAACCAACACCCAGTCCAACAACGGCGGCGATGGCTCTACCAGAATTAGTCTGCGCGGACTCGGCTCTAATCGTACCCTGGTATTGGTCAACGGGCGCCGCTTCGTCCCGGGCGGAACAGGCGCAAATTCATCTGTTGATCTCAATTCTATTCCCGCTTCAGTTATCGAACGCGTCGAAATTCTCAAGGATGGAGCCTCAGCCATATATGGATCAGACGCCATTGGAGGGGTGATCAATATCATCACCCGGTCAGATATGGAAGGGGTAGAGATAGATTACTATGAGGGGATTTCAGGTGCAGGCGATGGCGAAGTCCGCGACCTCAGCATAACCGCCGGTTTGCAAAGCGAAAAAGGCCACATATTGTTTTCGGCCGGTTACCACAACCGGAGGCCTGTCTGGACCGGTGACCGCAGTTTCAGCGTATCGGACAAAAACTACGACTGGGGAAAAAACGACGGCACCTATAACAAAAACGGCAGTTCGGCCACCCCGGAAGGCCACATTATTGACCGCCTGGGCACCGAGGGCAACGAAGTCTGGCAGGCAGTCGTTGCGGCGGCTGGCGAGGACGCCGGTGATTACCACCGCGATCCAAATACAGGCTGGCGTCCCTTCAATTGGGCTGGAATCTCCTCGGATGGAAGCGGTGACACGTACAATTATCAGCCGGAGAATTACCTCTACACCCCACAGACGCGCTACAGCTCCTTTTTTAGTGGTGCTTACAAATTTACTGAAGGTGCGAAAACTTTCTTCGAAGTATCGTACACCAATCGCCAATCCGACCAGAAGCTGGCTCCAACGCCCTTGTTCACCATCAGCGACGGCATCGTAGTATCTGCCACCAACCGTTACAACGAATTTGGCCGCGATTTTATCGATGTTCGGCGGCGTTTTCTCGAAGCAGGCAATCGCAACTATCTCCAGGATATCGATACCTATCGCATCGTTTTGGGTTTGGACCATCAGTTTATGGGCTTTGACGCTGACCTGTCCTTTTCCTACGGGCGTAGCGAGGGAACCAGCGTCAACGAGGGTCGATTTATAATCAGCAATCTCGTGCGGGCACTGGGACCAGACGAGGATTGTACCGGCGATTGCGTGTCACTGGATATACTCCACGGTGCCGGCACAATCACCCAGGAGATGTTAGATTACATCCAATATGCCGGTATCGCCAGAGGCTACTCTCAACAGCAAATCCTGCAGTGGAACCTGACCGGTGAGATCGCGCAACTCCCGGCTGGTCCGCTGGTCATGGCAGCAGGTCTTTCATCGCGCTGGGAAGCGGGGGCCTACCTTCCCGATCCCATAACCGCATCGGGAAATACCACCGGCAGTGACGAGGCGCCCACCGATGGTGCGTACTCGGTCAAGGCTTTGTATGCAGAAGCCCATTTGCCTCTCTACAAAGCGGGAGAAGTCGGTCTCGATTTAATAGCCGCTGGGCGCACTTTCCACTACGATTCGTTCGGCTACGGCTCCACTTATAAAGCAGGTACTCGTCTCGAATTGCCTCAGGGGCTGGCATTTCGCGCCACATACTCCAATGCTTTTCGCGCCCCCAGCATCGCCGAAATGTTCCTCGGCAACAGCGATGGTTTCCCGCTGGTCAGCGATCCCTGTAGTACAGTGGATGAAGCGGGCAATGCCCGGACGTTGACCGCTCAGCAAATGCGAAATTGCGCAGCTCAAGGCATCCCATCTGACTTTGAGGATTCACGGGCACAACTGCGAGCCCAGTTCAGTGGCAGCACAGATCTTGATCCAGAAAAGGCCACAATGCTCACAGCAGGTCTGGTTTATCAGCCGAGTTTTCTGGATGGATTCGATATAACTGTCGATTACTATACCAGCGCGATCACGAATGAAATCGGCGCGTTACCCGCCAGCCTCATCTTGAGTAACTGCTACTCGCAGGACACGCCATCCAACTGCGATCAAGTCGTGCGCGACCCAAACACCTGGCTGATTAACCATATCCTGTCACCCAACACCAATATTGGCGAAACCGAAACCAGCGGCATGGATATCGGACTCCATTACGCTACTGACTCACCTCTGGGTATTGTCTCGGCGCAAATAGAGAGCAATCTGCTCGTGAAGTACGATCAAATCCTGCCTTCAGCCAACGGTCCCGAATTAGTCAAAGGCAAGGGCTACTACGACCTGGGCGTGTTCCCAGGCTGGCGTCACGCCGCTTCAGTTGGCGTAGAGAAACACCGTTCTTCCATTGGGCTAACCTGGCGATACATCGGCGGATTCGAGGAATGCGAAGATGACGACTGCAAGGGCAAGTACCGCCCGGATGTGACAGAAATACCACCAAGTCGCAAAATCAGCTCCAACAGCATCTTTAGTATGCATGGATCATATCAACTGGAGACCGCCTTTGGTCACTCCGTACTCACAATCGGAATAAACAACATCCTCAATCAGGCACCAGCAGTGATATTCAATGGTTTCCTCGGCACGTCCGATGCCAATACCTACGATTTCTTAGGCAGGTATTTATACCTCCGTCTCTCCCA